The following are encoded together in the Cynocephalus volans isolate mCynVol1 chromosome 4, mCynVol1.pri, whole genome shotgun sequence genome:
- the LOC134374811 gene encoding non-histone chromosomal protein HMG-14-like encodes MPKRKVSSAEGAAKEESKRRSARLSAKPAPAKVETKPKKAAAKDKSSDKKVQTKGKRGTKGKQAEVTNQETKEDLPAENGETKNEESPASDQAGEKEAKSD; translated from the coding sequence ATGCCCAAGAGGAAGGTCAGCTCAGCCGAAGGCGCAGCGAAAGAGGAGTCCAAGAGGAGATCGGCGAGGTTGTCAGCTAAACCTGCTCCTGCAAAAGTGGAAACGAAGCCAAAAAAGGCAGCAGCCAAGGATAAATCTTCAGATAAAAAAGTacaaacaaaagggaaaaggggGACAAAGGGAAAACAGGCCGAAGTGACTAaccaagaaactaaagaagatttACCTGCAGAAAATGGAGAAACTAAAAACGAGGAGAGTCCAGCCTCTGATcaagcaggagagaaagaagccaagtcTGATTAA